One window of Microcoleus vaginatus PCC 9802 genomic DNA carries:
- the ctaD gene encoding cytochrome c oxidase subunit I, with protein MTQAQFQESANTEARGTAPADRHWRDYFTFNTDHKVIGIQYLVTTFIFYLIGGVMATLVRTELATPDSDFVPPELYNSLFTVHATVMIFLWIVPAGAGFANFLIPLMIGAKDMAFPRLNAIAFWLIPVGGVLLLSSFLVGAPQAGWTSYPPLSLVTAQAGEEIWILSVLILGTSSILGAVNFAVTIFTMRVPSMGLNDMPLFCWAMIATSALTLIATPVLAAALILLSFDLLAGTAFFNPTGNGDPIVYQHLFWFYSHPAVYIMIMPFFGVISEVLPVHSRKPIFGYLAIAYSSLAISFLGLIVWAHHMFTSGTPGWLRMFFMITTMIIAVPTGIKIFSWLATIWGGKLRLVSAMLFGMGFISTFVLGGITGIMVASVPFDIHVHDTYFVVAHLHYVLFGGSVFGIYAAFYHWFPKMTGRMINEFWGRVHFVLTYVGFTVTFLPMHALGMQGMPRRVAMYDPKFTTINVICTVGAYMLAVSTIPFIINVIWSWRYGPKAGDNPWQALSLEWMTTSPPPIENFEGVPVLATGPYDYGMEKIQNTGERLRLKLRENATRNAQKTGIPIAEAQASTFLGRTATLVAPESEVNVDSPADESQDGE; from the coding sequence ATGACACAAGCACAGTTCCAAGAAAGTGCCAACACTGAGGCTCGCGGAACAGCGCCCGCTGATAGACATTGGCGCGACTACTTCACTTTTAATACCGACCACAAAGTCATCGGTATTCAATACCTGGTAACAACATTTATTTTCTATCTAATCGGCGGCGTGATGGCCACTTTGGTGCGAACAGAACTCGCCACCCCCGACTCCGATTTTGTCCCCCCCGAACTCTACAACAGTTTATTTACTGTTCACGCGACGGTGATGATCTTCCTGTGGATCGTACCCGCCGGAGCCGGATTTGCTAACTTTTTGATCCCCTTAATGATTGGGGCAAAAGACATGGCATTTCCCAGGCTAAATGCGATCGCCTTTTGGCTAATTCCCGTAGGCGGCGTGTTGCTGTTGAGCAGTTTTTTGGTGGGAGCTCCACAGGCGGGTTGGACTTCCTATCCGCCTTTGAGCTTAGTTACTGCTCAAGCGGGGGAAGAAATTTGGATTCTCAGCGTTTTGATTCTGGGAACTTCTTCGATTTTGGGGGCGGTTAATTTTGCCGTTACCATCTTTACCATGCGGGTTCCGAGCATGGGTCTCAATGATATGCCTTTGTTTTGCTGGGCGATGATTGCGACTTCAGCGCTCACTTTGATTGCTACTCCAGTGTTAGCCGCAGCTTTGATTTTGCTGTCGTTTGACTTGTTAGCAGGAACGGCATTTTTTAACCCGACCGGCAACGGCGATCCCATCGTCTACCAGCATTTATTCTGGTTTTATTCGCACCCGGCAGTTTACATTATGATTATGCCCTTTTTCGGGGTGATTTCAGAAGTTTTGCCAGTGCATTCGCGCAAGCCAATTTTTGGTTATTTGGCGATCGCATATTCCAGTCTCGCCATCAGCTTTTTGGGCTTGATCGTGTGGGCGCACCATATGTTTACCAGCGGCACTCCCGGCTGGCTGCGGATGTTTTTTATGATCACTACTATGATCATCGCCGTACCAACAGGGATTAAAATATTTAGCTGGTTGGCAACTATTTGGGGAGGAAAACTCCGGCTTGTCAGCGCGATGCTATTTGGGATGGGTTTTATCTCAACATTTGTCCTCGGCGGCATCACCGGGATCATGGTAGCTTCCGTACCTTTCGACATTCACGTTCACGACACTTATTTTGTCGTCGCTCACCTACACTACGTGCTGTTTGGCGGCTCAGTGTTTGGAATTTACGCTGCTTTTTACCACTGGTTCCCCAAAATGACGGGGCGGATGATTAATGAATTTTGGGGTAGAGTTCACTTTGTTTTAACCTATGTTGGCTTTACTGTAACTTTCCTGCCGATGCACGCTTTGGGGATGCAAGGAATGCCCCGGCGAGTGGCAATGTACGACCCGAAATTTACCACAATTAATGTCATTTGTACTGTCGGTGCTTATATGCTGGCAGTGTCTACAATCCCGTTTATCATTAATGTGATTTGGAGCTGGAGGTACGGCCCGAAAGCAGGTGACAATCCTTGGCAAGCTTTGAGTTTGGAATGGATGACGACTTCGCCGCCGCCTATCGAAAATTTTGAAGGAGTGCCGGTATTGGCAACGGGGCCTTACGATTACGGCATGGAAAAAATTCAGAATACAGGGGAACGTCTCAGACTCAAGCTGAGGGAAAATGCCACCCGCAACGCCCAGAAAACAGGTATTCCTATTGCGGAGGCTCAAGCTTCAACTTTCTTGGGCCGTACTGCAACTTTGGTCGCTCCTGAATCAGAGGTAAATGTTGATTCTCCTGCTGATGAAAGTCAAGATGGCGAATAG
- a CDS encoding heme-copper oxidase subunit III — translation MQIPAIDPAKTALNYHHEGEVEAHGVEHPDHRMLGVIVFLCAEGMIFFGMFAAYLIYRAMAPAWPPEGTPDRELLLPGINTVILIASSFVIHNADTAIKKNDAAGMRNWLLVTIAMGAVFLFGQVYEYAHLEFGLTTNLYASCFYVLTAFHGLHVTLGVLLMVAVVWRSRAEGHYSSEHHFGIEATEIYWHFVDVIWIVLFLLLYIL, via the coding sequence ATGCAAATTCCAGCGATCGATCCGGCAAAAACAGCCCTGAATTACCACCACGAGGGCGAAGTAGAAGCACACGGTGTGGAGCATCCCGACCACCGAATGTTAGGGGTAATTGTGTTCCTGTGCGCTGAAGGCATGATATTTTTCGGTATGTTTGCCGCGTATTTGATTTATCGGGCGATGGCCCCCGCGTGGCCTCCTGAAGGTACGCCCGATCGCGAGTTATTGCTGCCGGGAATCAATACGGTAATTCTAATTGCTAGCAGTTTTGTGATTCACAATGCGGATACTGCAATCAAAAAGAATGATGCCGCCGGAATGCGTAATTGGCTGCTCGTAACTATTGCTATGGGCGCAGTTTTCTTGTTCGGTCAGGTTTACGAATACGCTCATTTAGAGTTTGGCTTGACGACGAATTTGTATGCCAGTTGCTTTTACGTTTTGACTGCTTTTCACGGCTTGCACGTAACGTTGGGAGTGCTGCTGATGGTGGCGGTGGTGTGGCGATCGCGCGCGGAAGGTCATTATTCTAGCGAACACCACTTCGGAATCGAAGCGACTGAGATTTACTGGCACTTTGTGGATGTGATTTGGATTGTTTTGTTTTTGCTGCTGTATATTTTGTGA
- a CDS encoding (2Fe-2S) ferredoxin domain-containing protein: protein MKITESSRQVLVCQNRTCRKQSSAKVLAAFQKLSPSEIEVVASSCLGQCGNGPMVLVLPEEVWYNAVCPEEVAAITEQHLRGGKSVERMLYRKFHRLSN from the coding sequence ATGAAAATCACAGAATCTTCTAGGCAAGTTCTTGTTTGCCAAAACCGCACTTGTCGCAAGCAAAGTTCAGCAAAGGTACTGGCAGCTTTTCAGAAATTGTCGCCCTCAGAAATTGAAGTTGTTGCTAGCAGTTGTTTGGGACAGTGCGGCAACGGGCCGATGGTGTTGGTGCTGCCAGAAGAGGTTTGGTACAATGCCGTTTGCCCTGAGGAAGTTGCGGCAATAACTGAGCAACATTTGCGGGGAGGAAAGTCGGTGGAGAGGATGCTTTACCGCAAGTTTCACCGACTTTCTAATTAG